Proteins found in one Pagrus major chromosome 20, Pma_NU_1.0 genomic segment:
- the snf8 gene encoding vacuolar-sorting protein SNF8 yields MHRRGVGAGAIAKKKLAEAKYKERGNVLAEDQIVQMSKQLETFKSNLEEFASKHKQEIRKNSQFRVQFQEMCATIGVDPLASGKGFWSEMLGVGDFYYELGVQIIEVCLALKHRNGGLITLDELHQRVLKGRGKYAQDVSQDDLMRAIKKLKVMGNGFGMIPVGGSYLVQSVPAELNMDHTVVLQLAEKKGYVTVSEIKDSLKWEKERACHVLDHLLKEGLAWLDSQAAGESQYWLPALFSELTSRDVTPEEANQMTP; encoded by the exons ATGCATCGGAGAGGTGTCGGTGCGGGAGCTATTGCCAAAAAGAAGCTGGCAGAG GCCAAATATAAGGAGAGAGGAAATGTTCTCGCAGAGGACCAAATCGTCCAA ATGTCCAAGCAGTTGGAGACATTCAAGTCCAACCTGGAGGAGTTTGCCAGCAAACATAAACAGGAAATCAGAAAGAACTCACAGTTCAGGGTTCAGTTTCAGGAAATGTGTGCCACCATCGGAGTTGACCCTCTTGCCT CTGGCAAAGGTTTTTGGTCTGAGATGCTTGGTGTAGGTGACTTCTATTATGAGCTCGGTGTGCAGATTATTGAAGTGTGTCTGGCCCTGAAACACAGAAATGGAG GGCTGATTACTCTGGATGAACTCCATCAGAGAGTATTGAAGGGACGAGGGAAATACGCTCAGGATGTGAGCCA AGATGACTTGATGAGAGCCATAAAGAAGCTGAAGGTGATGGGGAATGGCTTCGGGATGATTCCTGTTGGTGGTTCTTACTTGGTGCAGTCGGTCCCAGCAGAGCTCAACATGGATCACACTGTAGTTCTACAGCTGGCTGAG AAAAAGGGCTATGTGACAGTGAGTGAGATCAAGGACAGCCTAAAATGGGAGAAGGAGCGGGCCTGTCACGTCCTG GATCACCTGCTGAAAGAAGGCCTGGCCTGGTTGGACTCTCAAGCAGCTGGAGAATCACAGTACTGGCTGCCCGCTCTCTTCTCTGAGCTGACCTCCCGTGATGTCACACCAGAGGAGGCCAATCAGATGACACCTTGA
- the calcoco2 gene encoding calcium-binding and coiled-coil domain-containing protein 2 isoform X1 encodes MEGSTEAAATGSPTPTFSQVVFIDIPHSYPPSTHITCCYTLNAALQPNPRDWVGIFKVGWSTTKDYHTFVWVEPCLDVVGQQSMTRQAVFKDYYLPKDEIEFYQFCYIDSTGQVRGASTPFCFRNPAEQSMESSQDDELLVITTQEQLEQSGRVKAELQKELEQKMDENETLKRALEREQQDAASLKGQIEENEKEKSELVKERDHIKEENENLKGTLQNQLKETDHLKEMLTQMTKQMEERNAAEQKSASLSLDVASRQNEAQAKEKYDRAVAKINQLKEERDELRRKIDAQGDEMNMLNSKTREQDRELFKMKDSIQLLQVDLQSSEKEKERLFTDLQRLQSLTQDMDNMKRENQDLCRRLSQHDTVQTCQDDDLRGRCQTLARQLQEAQEKLAAEREESRNIRRRGDFLDKELQDIREQLEKQVLAHEEAQRMNSKKELMLREAHESIADKCGLIEDNERMMTFLSEEKEELTRENQNLHNDIEELRRAYAELHAAPPADTTYCHAQPGTTSPAANISFTPEWQQPETPEQPDDLYENIEGVEEPEEEQALVCRHCQESFPLITRQELEQHEQSHRVCPFCTMICDNMEQSVFEDHVYGHEL; translated from the exons ATGGAGGGCTCCACAGAGGCAGCAGCAACAGGCTCCCCAACACCCACCTTCTCCCAGGTGGTGTTCATCGACATCCCCCACTCTTACCCACCTTCAACCCACATCACCTGCTGCTACACCCTCAATGCTGCCTTGCAGCCCAACCCCAGAGACTGGGTGGGGATATTTAAG gTTGGATGGAGCACAACAAAGGATTATCATACCTTTGTGTGGGTGGAGCCATGCCTGGATGTGGTGGGGCAGCAGTCGATGACGAGACAGGCTGTGTTCAAGG ATTACTACCTGCCGAAGGATGAGATCGAGTTCTACCAGTTCTGCTACATCGACAGCACCGGACAGGTGCGAGGAGCCAGCACTCCTTTCTGTTTCAGAAACCCAGCGGAGCAAAGCATGGAGAGCAGCCAGGACGATGAACTCCTGGTCATCACAACACAG GAGCAGCTCGAACAGAGCGGCCGTGTGAAGGCTGAGCTGCAGAAAGAGCTGGAacagaaaatggatgaaaacGAAACCTTGAAGAGAGCTCTAGAGAGGGAACAGCAGGACGCCGCCAGCTTGAAG GGGCAGATTGAggagaatgagaaagagaagagTGAACTGGTCAAAGAACGGGATCACATcaaggaagaaaatgaaaacttgaAAGGCACCTTACAGAACCAGCTGAAAGAAACAGACCACCTCaag GAGATGTTGACCCAGATGACAAAACAGATGGAGGAACGTAACGCTGCTGAGCAGAAAAGTGCAAGCCTGAGTTTAGACGTAGCCTCAAGACAAAACGAG GCACAAGCTAAGGAGAAATACGACCGAGCTGTGGCGAAGATCAACCAGCTGAAAGAGGAGCGCGACGAGCTGAGAAGGAAGATTGATGCTCAGGGTGATGAGATGAACAT gcTCAATTCCAAAACCAGAGAACAAGACAGGGAACTGTTCAAAATGAAAGACAGCATCCAGCTCCTGCAG GTTGACCTTCAGAGCAgcgagaaagagaaggagaggctcttTACAGATCTGCAGAGGCTGCAGAGCCTCACACAGGACATGGACAacatgaagagagagaaccaggaTTTATGTCGGAGGCTGTCGCAGCACGACACGGTGCAGACCTGTCAAGATGATGATCTGAGG gGGCGGTGTCAGACTCTTGCCCGCCAGCTACAGGAAGCTCAGGAGAAGTTGGCTGCTGAGAGGGAGGAGTCCAGAAACATCAGGAGACGAGGTGATTTTCTGGACAAAGAGCTGCAGGACATCagggagcagctggagaaacagGTCTTAGCGCATGAGGAGGCCCAACGGATGAATAGTAAAAAAGAG cTTATGCTCAGAGAGGCACATGAATCGATCGCAGACAAATGCGGCCTCATAGAAGATAACGAACGCATGATGACGTTtttgagtgaggagaaagaagagCTCACCAGAGAAAACCAG AATCTCCACAATGATATCGAGGAGCTGCGCAGAGCTTATGCCGAGCTCCACGCAGCCCCCCCTGCTGACACAACATACTGTCATGCGCAGCCTGGCACCACCTCACCAGCTGCAAATATCTCTTTCACCCCTGAATGGCAACAACCGGAGACACCTGAGCAGCCTGATGACCTGTATGAGAACATAG AGGGTGTTGAGGAACCAGAGGAAGAG CAGGCGTTGGTGTGTCGTCACTGCCAGGAGAGTTTCCCTCTCATAACTCGCCAGGAGCTGGAGCAGCATGAGCAGAGTCACAGAGTCTGTCCGTTCTGCACGATGATCTGTGACAACATGGAGCAGTCCGTGTTCGAAGATCACGTCTATGGCCACGAGCTGTGA
- the calcoco2 gene encoding calcium-binding and coiled-coil domain-containing protein 2 isoform X2 translates to MEGSTEAAATGSPTPTFSQVVFIDIPHSYPPSTHITCCYTLNAALQPNPRDWVGIFKVGWSTTKDYHTFVWVEPCLDVVGQQSMTRQAVFKDYYLPKDEIEFYQFCYIDSTGQVRGASTPFCFRNPAEQSMESSQDDELLVITTQEQLEQSGRVKAELQKELEQKMDENETLKRALEREQQDAASLKGQIEENEKEKSELVKERDHIKEENENLKGTLQNQLKETDHLKEMLTQMTKQMEERNAAEQKSASLSLDVASRQNEAQAKEKYDRAVAKINQLKEERDELRRKIDAQGDEMNMLNSKTREQDRELFKMKDSIQLLQVDLQSSEKEKERLFTDLQRLQSLTQDMDNMKRENQDLCRRLSQHDTVQTCQDDDLRGRCQTLARQLQEAQEKLAAEREESRNIRRRGDFLDKELQDIREQLEKQVLAHEEAQRMNSKKELMLREAHESIADKCGLIEDNERMMTFLSEEKEELTRENQNLHNDIEELRRAYAELHAAPPADTTYCHAQPGTTSPAANISFTPEWQQPETPEQPDDLYENIEGVEEPEEEALVCRHCQESFPLITRQELEQHEQSHRVCPFCTMICDNMEQSVFEDHVYGHEL, encoded by the exons ATGGAGGGCTCCACAGAGGCAGCAGCAACAGGCTCCCCAACACCCACCTTCTCCCAGGTGGTGTTCATCGACATCCCCCACTCTTACCCACCTTCAACCCACATCACCTGCTGCTACACCCTCAATGCTGCCTTGCAGCCCAACCCCAGAGACTGGGTGGGGATATTTAAG gTTGGATGGAGCACAACAAAGGATTATCATACCTTTGTGTGGGTGGAGCCATGCCTGGATGTGGTGGGGCAGCAGTCGATGACGAGACAGGCTGTGTTCAAGG ATTACTACCTGCCGAAGGATGAGATCGAGTTCTACCAGTTCTGCTACATCGACAGCACCGGACAGGTGCGAGGAGCCAGCACTCCTTTCTGTTTCAGAAACCCAGCGGAGCAAAGCATGGAGAGCAGCCAGGACGATGAACTCCTGGTCATCACAACACAG GAGCAGCTCGAACAGAGCGGCCGTGTGAAGGCTGAGCTGCAGAAAGAGCTGGAacagaaaatggatgaaaacGAAACCTTGAAGAGAGCTCTAGAGAGGGAACAGCAGGACGCCGCCAGCTTGAAG GGGCAGATTGAggagaatgagaaagagaagagTGAACTGGTCAAAGAACGGGATCACATcaaggaagaaaatgaaaacttgaAAGGCACCTTACAGAACCAGCTGAAAGAAACAGACCACCTCaag GAGATGTTGACCCAGATGACAAAACAGATGGAGGAACGTAACGCTGCTGAGCAGAAAAGTGCAAGCCTGAGTTTAGACGTAGCCTCAAGACAAAACGAG GCACAAGCTAAGGAGAAATACGACCGAGCTGTGGCGAAGATCAACCAGCTGAAAGAGGAGCGCGACGAGCTGAGAAGGAAGATTGATGCTCAGGGTGATGAGATGAACAT gcTCAATTCCAAAACCAGAGAACAAGACAGGGAACTGTTCAAAATGAAAGACAGCATCCAGCTCCTGCAG GTTGACCTTCAGAGCAgcgagaaagagaaggagaggctcttTACAGATCTGCAGAGGCTGCAGAGCCTCACACAGGACATGGACAacatgaagagagagaaccaggaTTTATGTCGGAGGCTGTCGCAGCACGACACGGTGCAGACCTGTCAAGATGATGATCTGAGG gGGCGGTGTCAGACTCTTGCCCGCCAGCTACAGGAAGCTCAGGAGAAGTTGGCTGCTGAGAGGGAGGAGTCCAGAAACATCAGGAGACGAGGTGATTTTCTGGACAAAGAGCTGCAGGACATCagggagcagctggagaaacagGTCTTAGCGCATGAGGAGGCCCAACGGATGAATAGTAAAAAAGAG cTTATGCTCAGAGAGGCACATGAATCGATCGCAGACAAATGCGGCCTCATAGAAGATAACGAACGCATGATGACGTTtttgagtgaggagaaagaagagCTCACCAGAGAAAACCAG AATCTCCACAATGATATCGAGGAGCTGCGCAGAGCTTATGCCGAGCTCCACGCAGCCCCCCCTGCTGACACAACATACTGTCATGCGCAGCCTGGCACCACCTCACCAGCTGCAAATATCTCTTTCACCCCTGAATGGCAACAACCGGAGACACCTGAGCAGCCTGATGACCTGTATGAGAACATAG AGGGTGTTGAGGAACCAGAGGAAGAG GCGTTGGTGTGTCGTCACTGCCAGGAGAGTTTCCCTCTCATAACTCGCCAGGAGCTGGAGCAGCATGAGCAGAGTCACAGAGTCTGTCCGTTCTGCACGATGATCTGTGACAACATGGAGCAGTCCGTGTTCGAAGATCACGTCTATGGCCACGAGCTGTGA